The Mytilus galloprovincialis chromosome 2, xbMytGall1.hap1.1, whole genome shotgun sequence genome has a window encoding:
- the LOC143062013 gene encoding uncharacterized protein LOC143062013: MMESHVSKSEFNAIKSAFNVLKSEFNALQSKVSALEADKTEFNALQSKVSALEADKTDFNALQSKVSALEADKTDFNVLQSKVSALEADKTEFNALQFKVGALEADKTEFNALQSKVMALEADKTEFNALQSKVSALEADMTKEKKILAFVAEASNHIVNPANNVHIVFDHSILNIGNNYNSRNGVFVAPIPELYHFAVEITALPQSTGHNLHVRIMKNNEPVAVTFMDGNKNLFLRGTASVVL; encoded by the exons ATGATG GAATCACATGTTTCTAAGAGTGAATTCAATGCAATTAAATCTGCGTTCAATGTACTAAAATCTGAattcaatgctcttcaatctAAAGTTAGTGCATTAGAGGCAGACAAGACTGAattcaatgctcttcaatctAAAGTTAGTGCATTAGAGGCAGACAAGACTGATTTCAATGCACTTCAATCTAAAGTTAGTGCATTAGAGGCAGACAAAACTGATTTCAATGTTCTTCAATCTAAAGTTAGTGCATTAGAGGCAGACAAGACGGAGTTCAATGCACTTCAATTTAAAGTTGGTGCATTAGAGGCAGACAAGACGGAGTTCAATGCACTTCAATCTAAAGTTATGGCATTAGAGGCAGACAAGACGGAGTTCAATGCACTTCAATCTAAAGTTAGTGCATTAGAGGCAGACATGACTAAAG aaaaGAAGATATTAGCTTTTGTGGCAGAAGCATCAAATCATATTGTTAACCCAGCCAATAATGTCCATATCGTTTTTGATCACTCGATTTTGAACATTGGGAACAATTATAATTCACGAAATGGAGTATTTGTTGCACCCATACCAGAGTTGTATCATTTTGCGGTAGAAATAACAGCTCTTCCGCAGTCCACCGGTCATAACCTTCATGTTCGCATAATGAAAAATAACGAACCAGTGGCCGTTACGTTTATGGATGGAAATAAAAACCTGTTTCTCAGAGGAACGGCTTCCGTCGTTCTTTAG